A genome region from Arthrobacter sp. SLBN-100 includes the following:
- a CDS encoding tyrosine recombinase XerC: MENQELPPELNQALGAFVKYLSGERAMSPHTMRAYEGDLRGLLSHAAFEGATRLADLELGTLRRWLGVQSQAGVARATLARRSATARAFTAWALREEHIPADPALRLKAPKREQSLPGVLQSQQLTRLLARLEEVAAEGEPLPVRDRAIVELLYATGVRVGELTGLDIDDLDPDRRTLRVIGKGNKERTVPYGVPAALALDDWLRRGRPKLARDNSGPALFLGARGGRMDQRRVRALVNTLLAALGDTSASGPHALRHSAATHLLDGGADLRAVQEILGHSSLATTQIYTHVSVDRLRKSYQQAHPRA; this comes from the coding sequence GTGGAGAACCAGGAATTGCCCCCGGAGCTAAACCAGGCGCTGGGCGCCTTCGTGAAGTACCTGTCGGGGGAACGGGCCATGTCCCCGCATACCATGCGTGCCTACGAGGGCGACCTGCGCGGCCTGTTGTCCCATGCAGCCTTCGAGGGCGCAACCAGGCTGGCGGACCTGGAACTCGGTACCCTTCGGCGGTGGTTGGGGGTGCAGAGCCAGGCGGGTGTGGCGCGTGCCACGCTGGCCCGCCGGTCTGCCACTGCCCGTGCATTCACGGCGTGGGCACTGAGGGAAGAGCATATCCCAGCGGATCCTGCCCTGAGGCTCAAGGCACCGAAACGTGAGCAATCCCTGCCCGGCGTGCTGCAGTCCCAGCAGCTGACCCGGCTGCTGGCCAGGCTGGAGGAAGTTGCGGCGGAAGGTGAACCATTGCCCGTACGGGACAGGGCGATTGTCGAACTGCTCTATGCCACTGGCGTCCGCGTCGGGGAGCTCACGGGACTCGACATCGATGACCTGGACCCGGACCGGCGTACCCTGCGGGTCATCGGCAAAGGCAACAAGGAACGCACTGTCCCTTACGGCGTCCCCGCGGCGCTGGCACTGGACGACTGGCTCCGGCGGGGCAGGCCGAAGCTCGCCAGGGATAACAGCGGTCCTGCTCTCTTCCTGGGCGCCCGGGGAGGCCGGATGGACCAGCGGCGGGTCCGGGCGCTCGTTAATACTCTGTTGGCGGCCTTGGGTGACACTTCGGCCTCAGGTCCGCACGCCCTCCGGCACTCGGCAGCCACCCACTTGTTGGACGGCGGCGCTGATCTGCGGGCGGTGCAGGAGATCCTGGGGCACAGCAGCCTGGCCACCACCCAGATCTACACCCACGTCTCGGTGGACCGGCTGCGCAAGAGCTACCAGCAGGCACACCCCAGGGCCTGA
- the dprA gene encoding DNA-processing protein DprA, protein MKGTEVDTERLSRAALARLMEPQDAAGLALVQVCGAVDALRIATGQVAAGAELEREITSLLADSGSASWSGMTASLKRWQPRIPDLAPERDLATMARLGGRLIIPSDELWPVQLADLGIQEPICLWWRGQEQPLPGADKCIALVGSRDSTSYGASVTGDIAYSLAQRGLTVVSGGAYGIDAHAHRAALAGASAAVPTIAVMAGGVDRFYPSGNEDLLRAVCNQGAVIAEVPPGSAPTRYRFLQRNRLIAAMSAVTVVVEARWRSGALNTAHHAESLGRAVGAVPGSVHSANSAGCHRLLRDGGAVCVTDAAEVAELAGPSGAGLPEPRQTGAEVQDGLTLEDLILLDALPLRTTTSVEKLCSVAGLGQESVRAGLGRLGLLGLAVSERGGWKRGKTST, encoded by the coding sequence ATGAAGGGGACGGAAGTGGACACAGAAAGGCTGTCCCGCGCCGCGCTTGCGCGGCTCATGGAGCCCCAGGATGCTGCCGGCCTGGCACTGGTGCAAGTCTGCGGCGCAGTTGATGCCCTGCGGATTGCCACCGGCCAGGTTGCTGCCGGCGCCGAGCTGGAGCGCGAAATCACCTCGCTCCTGGCGGACAGCGGGTCCGCCAGCTGGTCCGGGATGACCGCATCCTTGAAACGCTGGCAGCCCCGAATTCCAGATTTGGCGCCGGAGCGGGACCTCGCCACCATGGCGCGCCTCGGCGGCAGGCTGATCATCCCGTCGGACGAATTGTGGCCCGTCCAGCTCGCCGACTTGGGGATCCAGGAACCCATCTGCCTGTGGTGGCGCGGACAGGAGCAGCCCCTTCCCGGGGCGGACAAGTGCATCGCGCTCGTCGGGTCGCGGGACAGCACCAGCTATGGTGCATCCGTAACAGGGGACATCGCCTATTCTTTGGCGCAACGCGGCCTGACAGTTGTATCGGGCGGCGCGTATGGCATCGATGCACACGCCCATCGCGCCGCGCTTGCCGGCGCCTCGGCAGCAGTGCCCACTATCGCCGTGATGGCCGGCGGTGTTGACCGCTTCTACCCGTCCGGGAACGAAGACCTGCTCCGTGCTGTGTGCAACCAGGGGGCCGTGATTGCGGAAGTTCCTCCGGGCTCGGCGCCTACCCGTTACCGTTTCCTGCAACGGAACAGACTCATCGCCGCCATGTCGGCGGTGACGGTCGTTGTGGAAGCGCGGTGGCGGTCAGGAGCATTGAACACCGCCCACCACGCCGAGTCGCTGGGCCGGGCAGTAGGTGCCGTCCCCGGTTCGGTCCACAGCGCGAATTCGGCCGGTTGCCACCGTCTGCTTCGGGACGGCGGGGCCGTTTGCGTGACCGATGCAGCCGAAGTTGCCGAGCTGGCAGGGCCAAGCGGGGCCGGTCTTCCCGAACCCCGCCAGACCGGAGCCGAAGTCCAGGACGGGCTCACGCTGGAAGACCTGATCCTCCTGGATGCGCTGCCACTGCGGACCACCACGTCGGTCGAGAAGCTGTGCTCCGTGGCGGGTCTCGGTCAAGAGTCAGTACGGGCAGGCCTTGGCCGGCTGGGGCTGCTCGGACTGGCGGTATCGGAGCGGGGCGGCTGGAAGCGAGGGAAGACATCGACCTGA
- a CDS encoding YifB family Mg chelatase-like AAA ATPase — protein MALGRTYSIALVGLNGYIVEVEADIGQTLPAFILLGLPDASLNEAKERIRSAAKNSGIPLSRRKITANLIPASLPKRGSGFDLAVTMAVLRAANDIKPTGKTVFIAELGLDGRLRPVRGILPAVMAAVQAGYPDIVVAHANLAEAALVPGAKVSGYRTLARLALDFGADPQELALDFDPEDPDLPADEQEEDGTCPDMVDVSGQGDARRALEVAAAGAHHLLLMGPPGAGKTMLAERLPGLLPDLADHEAMEVTAIHSLCGLPSSSAQQLLRRPPFENPHHSATAAAIIGGGSGLPRPGAASRAHRGVLFLDEAPEYERRVLDALRQPLESGELVIHRSAGTAAYPARFQLVLAANPCPCGKASGKGLDCTCTPMMRRRYLARMSGPLLDRVDIQLQVDRVSLAEFGQGGAEEDTASVAARVRDARGRQLERLQPFGLETNSQVPGRLLRGELRLPPASTRILDHSLERGVLTARGYDRVLRLAWTMADLGHRERPDSNDIGQALGLRQAAAVAA, from the coding sequence ATGGCCCTCGGCAGAACCTACTCCATCGCGCTGGTGGGGTTGAACGGCTACATCGTGGAGGTCGAGGCCGACATCGGCCAAACCCTGCCGGCTTTTATACTCCTAGGGCTGCCGGACGCCTCGTTGAATGAGGCCAAGGAGCGTATCCGCTCCGCAGCCAAGAATTCCGGGATACCGCTGAGCCGCCGGAAGATCACCGCCAACCTCATTCCGGCCTCGCTGCCTAAACGGGGCTCGGGTTTCGACCTGGCGGTCACCATGGCGGTGCTCCGGGCAGCAAATGACATCAAGCCAACCGGGAAAACAGTCTTCATCGCGGAGCTCGGGCTTGACGGCAGGCTGCGCCCGGTCCGCGGCATCCTGCCCGCTGTGATGGCGGCCGTTCAGGCAGGCTATCCGGACATCGTGGTGGCCCACGCCAATCTGGCCGAGGCTGCCCTGGTGCCCGGCGCCAAGGTCAGTGGATACCGCACCCTCGCCCGCCTGGCCCTCGATTTTGGTGCTGACCCGCAGGAGCTTGCCTTGGACTTTGACCCGGAGGATCCGGACCTTCCCGCCGATGAGCAGGAGGAAGACGGGACCTGCCCGGACATGGTTGATGTTTCCGGCCAGGGTGATGCACGGCGGGCCCTCGAAGTGGCAGCAGCCGGCGCGCACCATCTGCTTCTGATGGGTCCGCCCGGTGCAGGAAAGACCATGCTGGCCGAACGTCTTCCCGGGCTGTTACCGGACCTTGCCGACCACGAGGCCATGGAGGTTACAGCCATCCATTCGCTCTGCGGCCTGCCGTCCTCCTCAGCCCAGCAGCTGCTGCGCCGGCCGCCCTTTGAAAACCCGCACCACTCGGCCACCGCCGCCGCAATCATTGGCGGTGGCTCAGGCCTGCCCAGGCCGGGGGCTGCCTCCCGTGCCCACCGGGGCGTTCTATTCCTGGATGAGGCCCCCGAGTATGAGCGCCGCGTGCTGGACGCGCTGCGCCAGCCCCTGGAGAGCGGCGAGCTGGTGATTCACCGCTCCGCCGGAACTGCTGCCTATCCTGCCCGCTTCCAGCTGGTCCTTGCAGCCAACCCCTGCCCCTGCGGCAAGGCCTCCGGGAAGGGGCTGGACTGCACGTGTACCCCGATGATGCGGCGGCGGTACCTGGCCAGGATGTCCGGCCCGCTCCTGGACCGCGTGGATATCCAGCTCCAGGTTGACAGGGTCTCCTTGGCCGAGTTCGGGCAGGGAGGTGCCGAGGAGGACACTGCGTCCGTTGCCGCTCGGGTCCGCGACGCGCGCGGGCGGCAGCTTGAACGGCTGCAGCCCTTCGGACTGGAAACAAACTCGCAGGTGCCCGGCCGTCTACTGCGGGGAGAACTCCGGCTTCCGCCGGCATCTACCCGCATCCTCGACCATTCGCTCGAGCGCGGCGTCCTCACTGCCCGCGGCTACGACCGGGTTCTTCGTTTGGCCTGGACCATGGCGGACCTCGGGCACCGGGAGCGGCCGGACAGCAACGATATCGGACAGGCCCTGGGGCTGCGGCAGGCAGCGGCGGTGGCCGCATGA
- a CDS encoding YraN family protein, translating to MKSKDLLGRRGEDLAAGYLESLGMLVVERNWRCTEGEIDIVALDGDALVIAEVKTRRSLDYGHPFEAVGPEKLARLHRLGSAWCRDRELRMPLRRVDVIAVVDDGGGEPLVEHLKGVG from the coding sequence ATGAAATCAAAAGACCTGTTGGGCCGCCGCGGTGAGGACCTTGCCGCCGGCTATCTCGAGTCCCTCGGCATGCTGGTGGTCGAGCGCAACTGGCGCTGCACCGAGGGTGAAATCGACATCGTGGCCCTGGATGGCGATGCCCTGGTCATTGCGGAAGTAAAAACCCGCCGGTCCCTCGATTACGGACATCCGTTTGAGGCGGTAGGCCCGGAGAAGCTCGCCCGCCTGCACCGACTCGGTTCCGCATGGTGCCGCGACCGGGAGCTGCGGATGCCCCTGCGGCGGGTGGATGTCATCGCCGTGGTGGACGACGGCGGCGGCGAACCTTTGGTGGAGCACCTCAAGGGGGTGGGGTGA
- a CDS encoding DUF2469 domain-containing protein, translated as MSAEDLENYETDMELQLYREYRDVVGLFSYVVETERRFYLANHVDLQARSADGEVYFDLTLQDAWVWDVYRSARFVKSVRVLTFKDVNVEELPRNEELALPKDVDLGQ; from the coding sequence ATGAGTGCTGAGGATCTTGAAAACTATGAAACCGACATGGAGCTGCAGCTCTATCGTGAGTACCGCGACGTCGTCGGACTGTTCAGCTACGTTGTCGAGACCGAGCGGCGCTTCTACCTGGCCAACCACGTGGACCTCCAGGCCCGCAGCGCCGACGGCGAAGTCTACTTCGACCTGACGCTCCAGGACGCCTGGGTGTGGGACGTTTACCGCTCGGCGCGGTTCGTCAAAAGTGTCCGGGTCCTCACGTTCAAGGACGTCAACGTGGAAGAGCTTCCGCGCAACGAGGAACTTGCGCTGCCCAAGGACGTGGACCTCGGCCAGTAG
- a CDS encoding ribonuclease HII, translated as MSPVVKAGPVKGDPVKAGPVKAGAATGRGGSTKVPRPAKAPTLRHERTFKERGVRLVAGVDEVGRGALAGPVSVGIAVVDLERQRPLAGVRDSKLLSPAERERLDPLVRRWSVASAVGHASAQEIDSHGIIAALRLAGTRAWQEILAAGVTPDMVLLDGSHNWLSPAGQASLFDEPVLEAVCDAPVHTKIKADMQCLSVAAASVIAKVERDRMMRELHAEYPDFGWDINKGYATVLHRNVLRVAGPTPYHRVSWRLLGGELLDGGQDNGLDGDVGDDGDEAAATED; from the coding sequence ATGTCCCCGGTAGTTAAGGCCGGTCCCGTAAAGGGCGATCCCGTAAAGGCCGGTCCCGTAAAGGCCGGGGCGGCAACGGGGCGTGGCGGCTCCACCAAGGTGCCCCGTCCCGCCAAGGCTCCCACCCTGCGGCACGAACGGACGTTCAAGGAACGGGGGGTGCGCCTCGTCGCCGGCGTGGACGAAGTGGGCCGGGGCGCCCTTGCCGGGCCCGTCAGCGTCGGCATCGCCGTCGTGGACCTGGAGCGCCAGCGGCCGCTGGCCGGCGTTCGGGACAGCAAACTCCTCAGCCCGGCCGAACGGGAACGGCTTGACCCGCTGGTCCGGCGGTGGAGCGTGGCATCCGCGGTGGGGCACGCGTCGGCGCAGGAGATCGATTCCCATGGCATCATCGCTGCGCTGCGACTGGCCGGAACCCGTGCGTGGCAGGAAATTCTCGCGGCGGGCGTGACACCGGACATGGTGCTCCTGGACGGCAGCCATAACTGGCTGTCCCCCGCAGGGCAGGCGTCCCTCTTTGACGAGCCGGTGCTTGAGGCCGTTTGCGACGCCCCGGTGCACACCAAGATCAAGGCGGACATGCAGTGCCTGAGCGTGGCGGCGGCGAGCGTGATTGCAAAGGTGGAGCGGGACCGGATGATGCGGGAACTGCATGCCGAGTACCCGGACTTCGGCTGGGACATCAACAAGGGTTACGCCACCGTGCTGCACCGGAACGTTCTCCGGGTGGCAGGGCCAACCCCTTACCACCGGGTGAGCTGGCGACTGCTCGGCGGGGAGTTGCTGGACGGCGGGCAGGACAACGGCCTGGACGGGGACGTCGGGGACGACGGCGACGAGGCTGCTGCCACCGAAGACTGA
- the lepB gene encoding signal peptidase I — translation MPENYPRTPEPRPDGAPDSTASAAREAAAGPEAPSPAGGSRAAARAANEKTGGGQVLAWLKEIATVVVIAVVLSFLIKTFLFRAFFIPSESMVNTLDVDDRIFVNLLVPEPFSLSRGDVVVFRDTKGWLPAMPEKTDGPFTWVQDGLTFVGLLPDNSEQHLVKRVIGLPGDHVVCCDAGGKLTVNGTAIDEKYINSAEVPQVRNFDVTVPEGKVWVMGDNRNHSADSRAHMEADGGFIDVADLEGKAAVIAWPLNRITTLDNYPDVFRNVPAAP, via the coding sequence ATGCCCGAGAACTACCCGCGGACCCCCGAGCCGCGTCCGGACGGCGCTCCGGATTCCACGGCCAGTGCTGCCCGGGAAGCAGCTGCCGGTCCCGAAGCACCTTCTCCCGCCGGGGGCAGCCGGGCCGCAGCCAGGGCCGCCAATGAAAAAACCGGCGGCGGCCAGGTGCTCGCCTGGCTGAAGGAAATAGCCACCGTGGTGGTCATCGCCGTCGTGCTCTCCTTCCTGATCAAAACCTTTCTGTTCCGGGCCTTCTTCATCCCCTCCGAATCCATGGTCAACACCCTTGACGTCGACGACCGGATCTTCGTTAACCTCCTGGTGCCTGAACCTTTCTCACTGAGCCGCGGGGACGTTGTGGTTTTCCGCGACACCAAAGGCTGGCTGCCGGCCATGCCGGAAAAGACCGATGGACCGTTCACCTGGGTGCAGGACGGCCTCACTTTTGTTGGCCTCCTGCCGGACAACTCCGAGCAACACCTGGTCAAGCGGGTCATCGGGCTGCCGGGGGACCATGTGGTCTGCTGTGATGCCGGCGGTAAACTGACGGTTAACGGGACCGCCATCGACGAGAAGTACATCAATTCCGCCGAAGTCCCCCAGGTCCGCAATTTCGATGTCACTGTCCCCGAAGGCAAGGTGTGGGTGATGGGCGATAACCGGAACCACTCCGCCGACTCCCGCGCGCACATGGAAGCCGACGGCGGGTTCATCGACGTCGCAGACCTTGAAGGCAAGGCCGCTGTCATCGCCTGGCCGCTGAACCGGATCACAACCCTGGACAACTACCCGGACGTCTTCCGGAATGTGCCGGCGGCGCCCTGA
- the lepB gene encoding signal peptidase I — protein sequence MDQTKRQPPKTGWRFVFLAFVLALAISGLVRSLWLDVYYIPSESMEPLLEGGDRILVSRTDFKAGPVRRGDIVVFDGRGTFAPLNSGKGALVDTAAGITQWLGLTGSDTTYVKRVIGLPGDTVLCCDAGGKITVNGQPLDEPYVFPGDQPSTRKFSAEVPDGRLWLLGDHRSVSADSRSLLGAPGGGMVPLDRVIGRPVRIVWPLDRFAEVPRPPAAGPRTENGQ from the coding sequence ATGGACCAGACAAAACGCCAGCCCCCCAAAACGGGCTGGCGTTTTGTGTTCCTTGCCTTTGTGCTGGCCCTTGCGATCAGCGGGCTGGTCCGCTCACTCTGGCTCGACGTCTACTACATTCCGTCCGAGTCCATGGAACCGCTCCTTGAGGGCGGGGACCGCATCCTCGTCTCGCGCACCGATTTCAAGGCCGGGCCTGTCCGGCGCGGGGATATCGTGGTTTTTGACGGCCGAGGCACTTTCGCACCGCTCAACAGCGGCAAGGGCGCGCTGGTGGATACGGCCGCGGGCATCACCCAATGGCTTGGCCTCACCGGCAGCGACACCACCTATGTAAAGCGCGTCATCGGCCTGCCGGGGGACACTGTTCTCTGCTGCGATGCCGGCGGGAAAATCACCGTCAACGGGCAACCGCTGGACGAGCCCTACGTCTTTCCCGGGGACCAACCCAGCACCCGGAAGTTCAGCGCAGAGGTGCCGGACGGGCGGTTGTGGCTGCTGGGCGACCACCGGTCCGTTTCTGCCGACTCCCGGAGCCTGCTTGGTGCTCCAGGTGGAGGCATGGTGCCGCTGGACAGGGTGATTGGCAGGCCGGTCCGGATCGTCTGGCCGCTTGATAGATTTGCTGAAGTACCCCGGCCGCCAGCGGCAGGGCCGAGAACAGAGAACGGACAGTAG
- the rplS gene encoding 50S ribosomal protein L19, whose product MHILDSVDAASLRTDVPAFRAGDTLKVHVNIIEGKNTRVQVFQGFVLGRQGEGVRETFTVRKVSFGVGVERTFPVHSPIIEKIEVVTKGDVRRAKLYYMRALRGKAAKIKEKRDFSTAK is encoded by the coding sequence ATGCATATTCTCGATTCCGTAGATGCAGCCTCGCTGCGCACCGATGTTCCGGCGTTCCGCGCCGGTGACACCCTCAAGGTTCACGTGAACATCATTGAAGGCAAGAACACCCGTGTCCAGGTATTCCAGGGCTTCGTCCTGGGCCGCCAGGGCGAGGGCGTCCGCGAGACCTTCACCGTCCGCAAGGTGTCCTTCGGTGTCGGCGTGGAGCGTACCTTCCCGGTGCACTCCCCGATCATCGAAAAGATCGAGGTCGTTACCAAGGGTGACGTCCGGCGCGCCAAGCTGTACTACATGCGCGCACTGCGCGGTAAGGCTGCGAAGATCAAGGAAAAGCGCGACTTCAGCACCGCCAAGTAA
- the trmD gene encoding tRNA (guanosine(37)-N1)-methyltransferase TrmD, producing MRIDVVSIFPEYLAPLELSLIGKARQDGLLDLHVHDLRAFTTDRHRTVDDTPYGGGAGMVMKAEPWAQALSSIAEGRPEGAGKPVLIVPSPAGERFTQALAYELAEQEHLAFACGRYEGIDERVIEWAREHFTVRPVSLGDYVLNGGEVAVLAMVEAIGRLLPGVVGNPESLVEESHSDGLLEYPVYTKPSAWREREVPAVLLSGNHGKIAQWRRHEQFRRTAERRPDLLETFDAGKLPRADRTALQDLGYDVVDGRLRRRPAQPDEQQD from the coding sequence ATGCGGATCGACGTCGTCAGTATCTTCCCCGAGTACCTGGCGCCGCTGGAACTCTCCCTGATCGGCAAGGCCCGCCAGGACGGGCTGCTGGACCTGCACGTCCACGACCTCCGCGCCTTCACTACCGACAGGCACCGGACTGTGGATGACACCCCTTATGGCGGCGGCGCGGGGATGGTGATGAAGGCTGAGCCCTGGGCGCAGGCCCTGTCATCGATCGCCGAGGGGCGCCCCGAAGGGGCAGGCAAACCGGTCCTGATCGTCCCCTCGCCGGCGGGGGAGCGGTTCACCCAGGCCCTCGCGTACGAATTGGCCGAACAGGAACACCTCGCGTTTGCCTGCGGACGCTACGAGGGCATCGATGAGCGGGTCATCGAATGGGCCCGGGAACATTTCACCGTCCGGCCTGTCAGCCTTGGCGATTACGTCCTGAACGGCGGCGAGGTGGCGGTCCTGGCCATGGTGGAGGCCATCGGCAGGCTCCTGCCCGGCGTGGTGGGCAATCCCGAGTCGCTGGTGGAGGAGTCCCACTCCGACGGGCTGCTGGAGTACCCCGTCTACACCAAACCGTCCGCCTGGCGGGAGCGGGAAGTGCCGGCAGTCCTGCTCAGCGGAAACCACGGCAAGATCGCCCAGTGGCGCCGGCACGAACAGTTCCGCCGGACGGCCGAACGCCGCCCGGACCTGCTCGAAACGTTCGACGCCGGAAAGCTGCCCCGTGCCGACCGCACCGCGCTGCAGGACCTGGGGTACGACGTCGTCGACGGCCGCCTGCGGCGCCGCCCTGCCCAACCGGACGAACAGCAGGACTGA
- the rimM gene encoding ribosome maturation factor RimM (Essential for efficient processing of 16S rRNA) — protein MQLQVARIGKPHGIRGEVTVQVLTDAPEDRFVPGTEFVVEPASAGPLTVISARWNKDILLLGFEEIETRNEAEALRGAKLFIETEELDEDDDEGWYEHELVGLEARVGSRVVGKVAALNTMPVQDLLVVTTPNGEEVLIPFVEQIVPEVNIEEGFVLLTPPDGLFELNSDQDAGADPESKA, from the coding sequence ATGCAGCTTCAGGTGGCACGAATCGGCAAACCCCACGGCATCCGGGGGGAAGTAACGGTCCAGGTCCTGACCGACGCCCCTGAAGACAGGTTTGTGCCGGGCACGGAATTCGTGGTGGAACCGGCCTCGGCCGGCCCGCTGACCGTTATCAGCGCCCGCTGGAACAAGGACATCCTCCTGCTCGGCTTTGAGGAAATTGAAACCCGCAATGAAGCGGAAGCCCTGCGCGGCGCCAAGCTCTTCATCGAGACCGAAGAACTGGATGAGGACGACGACGAAGGCTGGTACGAGCACGAACTGGTGGGACTCGAGGCCCGCGTGGGTTCCCGGGTGGTGGGCAAGGTTGCCGCGCTCAACACCATGCCGGTCCAGGACCTGCTGGTAGTCACCACCCCCAACGGCGAGGAAGTGCTCATTCCTTTCGTTGAGCAGATCGTGCCCGAGGTCAACATCGAGGAAGGGTTCGTCCTCCTTACCCCGCCGGACGGCCTGTTCGAGCTCAACTCGGACCAGGATGCCGGCGCCGATCCGGAAAGCAAGGCTTAA
- a CDS encoding RNA-binding protein, producing the protein MLAEALEHLVRGIVDSPDDVKVSSKNNRRGDTLEVRVHQDDLGRVIGRQGRTARALRTVVAALAGGEPVRVDVVDTDRRR; encoded by the coding sequence TTGCTGGCAGAAGCGCTGGAACACCTGGTCCGGGGAATCGTCGATTCCCCGGATGACGTCAAGGTCAGCTCGAAGAACAACCGCCGCGGGGACACCCTCGAGGTGCGGGTTCATCAGGACGACCTCGGACGGGTGATCGGCCGCCAGGGCCGCACGGCACGCGCACTGCGCACCGTTGTGGCTGCCCTGGCCGGCGGCGAACCGGTAAGGGTCGACGTCGTCGACACAGACCGCCGCCGCTGA
- the rpsP gene encoding 30S ribosomal protein S16, with amino-acid sequence MAVKIRLKRFGKMRAPYYRIVVADSRTKRDGRAIEEIGKYHPTEEPSYIEVNSERAQYWLSVGAQPSEQVAAILKITGDWQKFKGLPGQEGTLKTKTQKEAFVAPEKGSVIIPEAITKKASKSDAAEAPAEAETTEAE; translated from the coding sequence GTGGCCGTAAAGATTCGCCTTAAGCGCTTTGGCAAAATGCGCGCACCGTACTACCGCATCGTCGTCGCAGACTCACGCACCAAGCGTGACGGCCGCGCCATCGAGGAAATCGGCAAGTACCACCCCACCGAAGAGCCCTCATACATCGAGGTCAACTCTGAGCGTGCCCAGTACTGGCTCTCCGTTGGCGCCCAGCCGTCGGAGCAGGTTGCCGCGATCCTCAAGATCACCGGTGACTGGCAGAAGTTCAAGGGCCTCCCGGGCCAGGAAGGCACCCTGAAGACCAAGACTCAGAAGGAAGCCTTCGTTGCCCCGGAGAAGGGTTCCGTGATCATCCCGGAAGCCATCACCAAGAAGGCATCCAAGTCTGACGCAGCCGAGGCACCGGCCGAAGCAGAGACCACCGAGGCTGAGTAA
- a CDS encoding VOC family protein has protein sequence MTAEAATQDLLPADLTMGTVMLKVGDMKVMTDYYQRALGLEVVAEQDGGLYLGRLKKPLVHLAPAPGLNLPGRGEAGLFHTALLFENQADLAATIATAAQFEPRSFTGSADHLVSEAFYFNDPEGNGIELYWDRPRSNWSWNGTDVVMDSLALPPQRYLEQHLTEESLERQRGTVAGVGHVHLQVGDVQRARDFYVDILGFEKTAGWHGQALFVSAGRYHHHMAMNVWNSRGAGPRKDTLGLGEVLIEVPAGDDVGALADRLKVAGVPAHHTGAELRFEDPWRNSIRVAVR, from the coding sequence ATGACTGCAGAAGCCGCCACCCAGGATCTTCTTCCTGCCGACCTCACCATGGGCACCGTGATGCTCAAGGTGGGCGACATGAAGGTCATGACCGACTACTACCAGCGTGCCCTTGGCCTTGAGGTTGTTGCTGAACAGGACGGCGGGCTTTACCTCGGCCGGCTCAAGAAGCCGCTGGTCCACCTTGCACCCGCCCCCGGACTGAACCTCCCGGGCAGGGGAGAGGCGGGGCTCTTCCACACGGCCCTGCTTTTTGAGAACCAGGCCGACCTCGCCGCCACCATCGCCACTGCCGCGCAGTTCGAGCCCCGCTCCTTCACAGGCAGCGCCGACCACCTCGTCAGCGAGGCCTTCTACTTCAATGATCCCGAAGGCAACGGGATTGAGCTCTACTGGGACCGCCCAAGGAGCAACTGGTCATGGAACGGTACGGACGTGGTGATGGACAGCCTGGCCCTGCCGCCGCAGCGCTACCTGGAGCAGCACCTCACCGAGGAGTCCCTCGAGCGCCAGCGCGGAACCGTGGCGGGAGTGGGCCATGTCCACCTCCAGGTGGGCGACGTCCAGCGGGCCCGCGATTTCTACGTAGACATCCTCGGGTTCGAAAAAACCGCGGGCTGGCACGGGCAGGCACTCTTTGTCTCGGCCGGGCGCTACCACCACCACATGGCCATGAACGTCTGGAACAGCCGCGGCGCCGGTCCCCGCAAGGATACGTTGGGCCTTGGCGAGGTGCTTATCGAGGTTCCGGCCGGGGATGACGTCGGGGCGCTGGCTGACCGGCTGAAGGTCGCCGGGGTGCCCGCCCACCACACCGGTGCGGAACTGCGGTTTGAGGATCCCTGGCGCAACAGCATCCGGGTCGCGGTCCGCTAA